The Pirellulales bacterium sequence CACCCGAAAAAACGCCCGAAACGCCAGTGCGATTCTATGCATAGTCGGATTCGATTGAAGGACGGTCGTTGCTTCAACGCCTACGTATACCGCACATCGCGGAATTCCGGCTCGAAGAAGGCGGGCAAGAGGCCGTCGGCGTGGAGCAGGCCGGCGCGGGTGAGGCGAATTTCGTCGCCGTCGAGTTCGACGTAGCCGTCGTCTTGATGCTGCTTCCAAACATCTAGCCACTCGTCAACAATCTCCGCGCCGAACTTGTCGCGGAAATAGGCCGCGTCGAGCCGGCCCGTTTTGAGCTGGAGGATCATCTCGCGAATGAGAAGCTGGTGTGGCGTCGGCCGCATTCCGCGACCCAGCGGCAACTCGCCGCGCTCCAGCGGTCCGACGTACTGCGGCCAGTCGGGCAGGTTCTGATAGTGCACGCCGGACACATGACCGAAGCTGGCCACGCCGGTCGCGAGCAAATCGCTCCCGCGCCAGAGATTGTCGCGATAGCTGAAGTTCACCTTGTTCTTGTCTTTTACCAGCGTGTAGGCGCTCGAGACGGAATAGCCCGCGGCGAGCAGCTCGTCAAACGCATGATCGACCCAGGCCCGCTTGGTCGGCCAATCGGCCACGGGCGTCTCGATGCGATTGCCGAGGATGTCTTGCGAATAGACTGTGTTGAACGGCAGCTCCATCTGATAAATGGTGACGCTGTCGGGCGAGAGGTCGATCGTGCGGCGGATGTTTTCGCGCCAATTTTCCCACGTTTCGCCGACCATGCCGGAGATCAGATCGATGTTCGTCTCGGGGAACGCCGCGTCCTGAATCCACTGCCAGGATTTGTACACTTCGCCCGACAGGTGCGCCCGGCCGTTTTCCTCGAGCACGGCGTCGCTGAAGTTCTCGATGCCGAGGCTGATCCGCGTAATGCCGAGTTCCTTGAGCTTATGGACTTTCGGCTCGGAGAGCGTCCCCGGCTCGCATTCGAACGTGACCTCTTCGGCGTGGTCCCAATTGATATTCGCTCGAAGCCGATCGACCAGCGACGTGAGCTGCTTGGCGCTCAAGAAGGAGGGCGTGCCGCCGCCGAAATAGACGAACCGAAACGGCCGGCCTCCCATCACCGGCAGCCGGCTGACCAACTCGATCTCGCGCGACAAGGCCGCGACGTATTGCTCGACCTCGTGCGCGTTCTTGTCGGTATAGACCCGGAAATAGCAGAATTTGCAGCGCTTGCGGCAAAACGGAATGTGGAGATAGAGACCGAGCGGCACGTCAACCGGCGGCGACTCGAGCGCCCGCCGCACTTCCGGCAGCGCGTCGGCCGTCCATTGCGAAAAGGGGGGATAGTTGGCAATGAAATAACTGCCGACTTCGGTCTTCGTGGTTTCAGTGGTCATGGATTCCCAATCGGTAGGTCAGGCCGTGGCCTGACAGTCAGGCTAAGAGCCTGACCTACGAGTTTTCGGTCTTCGTGGCTTGGGCGGTGATATGTGCGTGGCTAGATTAGGGCGTCTTCGCTCCTAGGCAGTAAACAATTCCATCGTCGCTGGCGATCAGGATGCGGTTAGAAGCGACGGCGGGACTGCCGGTGAACGAGCCGCCGGCTTCGTATTCCCAAACCTTCTTTCCCGAGGCGCGATCGAGAGCCGTAATCCGCCCATCCGTGCCGCCGAAGAACACTCGATCTCCGACGACGACCGGCGAGCAATCCGCGCGACCGTGAGTTGCAAACTTCCACAAGAGCTTGCCCGACTGCGGGTTCAGCGCGCGCACTTGCCGATGACTGGCGAAGATCACTTCCTCGGGCAATACGGCCGCGCTGGAAACGATCTCTGCGTCGTTGGCGTCAGTCCATTTCCAGAGCACCGTCGCCTTCTTCCAATCGATGGCAAAAAACACGCCCCCTTGCGTGCCGAAGTAGACAGCATCTCCGCGCACCGCGGGAGTCGAGCCGGTCGGCGAATCGATATCAACCGCCCCGACTTCGGTCCCCTTATTCAATTCGACCACGTGAAACTTGCCGTCGCAACCGGCGAGGAACGCCCGGTCCTCGACCACGGTCGGCGAGCAGCGGAGTTGTTCCTCGAGCTTGAACCGCCAAGCCTCTTTGCCGCTCTTGGCATTGAGGCTATAGAACGTGGCGTCCTGCGAGTCGAACAGCACGGTGTCTTTGAAGAAATTGGCGCTGGAATCAATCTCGGCCTCCGTCTTGAAAGACCACTTCGGCTTGCCGGTGGCGGCATCGAGGCAGTAGAACGTGCCGCCGGTGTCGCCAACGTAGATCAGCCCGTTGCGAACGGCCGCAGAGGCGTTGAATCCGTCTTGCGAAGTGAATTTCCAATGCTCCTTGCCGGAGGCGAGATCGATCGCTCGAAACGCGCCGTCCAGATCGCCGATGTACACCATGCCCTCGACGACAATCGGTGTCGCGGCAAAGCCCCCTTTGGGGACCTCGAATTTCCAAACTGCGTCGAGATTGTCCGGAAGCGTAGACCGGGCCACGCCGCTGGCCCACGCATCGCCGCGCACTAGCGGCCAATCGCGGCCGGCAAGGTCAACAGCCGCGATCGCGTCGGCGGTACAACCGAGGCGGCAGACGCCAAAAGCAATCGAAGCCGCGATTAAGGCGAGAAATAGCGTGTGCCACTGCTGGCTTGCCAGCAGTGAAGCGCGGTTGACCAGCGCTAAACATCGCCTGGGCATGGCACTTGTCCAATCCAAAATCCAAAATCGACAATCCACAATCTCAATACGCTGCCCGATACAGCGCCAACAACTCCGCCTCATCCACCTTACGCGGATTGAAGCTGCCGGTCCATTGCTTCGCCGCTTCGGCGGCCAGTTGCGGCAGCCGGTTCGGATCGACACCGCATTCGGAAAGTCGGCTTGGCAGCTCGGCATGGTGAGCCAATTCGGCCACAAAGCCGGCCAGCCCGTCGGCCCCAGTCTCGGCGGCAGGAAAACCATTGCCCGCCGCCGTGCATTCCAACAGATCGTGATACCAGCCGTTCACCTCCGCCCCGTTGAAACGGATCACGTGCGGCAGCATCAATCCAACCGCTTGGCCGTGAACGATCTGATAGTTGGTTGTGAGCGGATTGGCCAGGGCATGGGCCGCCCCGAGCATCGAGTTCTCGATCGCCAGCCCGGCGAAGCACGCCCCGAGTTGCATTCCACTGCGGGCCGGCAGGTCATTCGGATCGTCGAGCACACGGGCAAAATTCTCGCCGAGCAACAACCACGCCTCGCGACTGAAAGCCAACGACGCCGGATTGCGCGACCGCGTGACGTAGGTTTCGAGCGCATGAGCGATCGCGTCGATTCCGGTGAGCGCGGTCACGCGCCGCGGCTGCGTGACCGTAAGCGAGGGGTCGAGCAGGGCGATGCGGAATGCCGCCTTTTTGTCGCCGCAGGCCATCTTGACGTGCGATTGGGCGTCGGAGATCAAGGCGAACGACTGCGTTTCGCTCCCCGTGCCGGCGGTGGTGGGGACGGCGATCATCGGGAGCATCGGCCGCGTGGCCTTGCCGACGCCCAAGTAATCCTGCATCCGCCCGCCGTTGGTGAACAGGAAGTTGATCCCCTTGGCGCAATCCATCGAGCTGCCGCCGCCGAGACCCACGAGCAATTCCGGCTCGTAGCGTCGGGCGAGCGCCAGCCCGGACTCGACATCGTCGGTAGTCGGATTCTCGGTGACGCCGTCGAACAAATGCGTTTCGATCCCCGCCCGCCGCAGCGCCGCCAGCCCGTGCTCGGTGTGGCCCGCGGCGATGATGCCCGGATCGCTCACCACGAGTACGCGCCGCGCCCCGAGTTCGCCGGCCAATTCCCCCAGTGCATCGACCTTACCGGGGCCGAACACGATCCGCGTGCGAGGATGGAAGTCGAAGGGGATCATCAGGGGCGAGGGGCAAGGGGCAAGGGGTGAGGGGAAGCAAAGCGCACACGCAGCGAAATGCGCCGAATCGGCGGGTCAGTTGTCGGTATTACAATCATGGCGTGTTTCGCTGCGGCACGCGAAGCGTGCCCTACTTTCCCTCGCCCCTCATCCCTCGTCCCTCATCCCTTTGCAACGCCCGGGCGCGGAACAGGAAATCCACGATGTTTCCTTCGTGCGGCTGGAGCCAGTTGAGCTTGGTGGTGGGGATCGGGCCGAGGTTCAGGCGATCGATGTGCGTGGCGTCCGTGAGCGCTTGTTGGAAGGGTTCGTCGTTGGTGATCGCCGTGCAGACGAGGGTCGGACCAACCGCGTCGATCATCTGCTCCTGTGGGCATTTTACGACCGTCGCGAATGGGAACATGTATTCTTTCTTTGCAATCGCCGCCGCCGGCGAATCGCAATGCGCGACGACGGGCCGCACGTAGCCGTAGCGCTCATGCTCCTCAAGCCGCGGACCATAGGGACCGGTGGAATGCTCGACGCCGGATTCGCGCAAGTCGGCTTCGATGGCGTTCCAGATGCCGGTCGCGGCGGCGGGCACGGTGAAGGCCGCCAAACCCGCCTGCGGATCCTCAGGCGGCTTCGGCTCGATCGGCCCCAGCCGCTCGGCGAGCGCTGTGGCGATTTCGCGCGTGTGCCGCGAGGCCCAAACGCCCGAGCAATTGATGCAGCCGCGGCCGCTGTTGACGTAGATGCTTTCGACCATCAGGTCGAGATACTCAGGCCAACGATCGACCACGTCGTCCCCCAGCAGAATCTTGCTGAAGCCCGGACCGTGCGCCTGGACTCGCGGGTTCCCCTTGTAGCGATCGACGGTCGCCGTGCCGCCGAAGATCATGCTCCGATCGCAGCTTGCCAGCACTGCCGCTCCGACGTCGCCGCCCCCTGGATAGACCGAGATCGCTTCGGCCGGGATTCCGGCAGAAACAAACGCGGCCGCCATGCGATAGGGCGTCCACGGCTCTTGCGGACCCGGCTTGAGCACCAGCCCAATCTGCATCGGAATCACGGGTAGCCAAAGCGTATGCACGCCGGGCGAGTTGGAAGGCAGCACGAGCCCGACGGCGTTCGTCTGCGCCTGAAAGCTGACGATCACGCCGCGATTCTCGACGCCGTAGCCGCGGCTCAAGATTTCCAGCGGCAGCCCGCGGGTCAGCGCGTCGAGCATCTGATCCATGTGCGAGAGCACGAACAGGTTCTTCTGCATGTTCGCCCGGCACATGTGCTCGGGCAGACCGGTCGAGGCGGATTGCGCGCGGACGAATTCATCGGGCGACTGCGTGCCGTCGCCAATCGGCAGCGTGGCGTTGAGATAGAGTTCGCCGGCCTTCTTGACGCGGGCGATCAAGTCGTCAGTCGGAATCTCACGCAGCCGCTTGCGAGCGGTAGCGGCATGGCGCATATCGCGCTGCAACAGCCCGCCGTTCGCCTGACTCACCCGCGCGATCGGCTCGCCGGTGATGAAGTGAACGACCTCGTCCTTCTCCAGCGAGTCGTACGGTTTGCCCCAACGCAAGACAGGGATGTTCAACATTAGTACACTCCTACGGTCGTCGCCTCCGCGAGTTCATGGAACGGCCGCACGCCGCTCACGCCGTCCCACGGGTATTTCTCGAAGGGCGGCTCGCGCTCTCCTTCATCCCGCTCGAGGAAACCGGGAACGAAAAACTCCTTGGTGAGCGTCGTGAGCTTCACGCGGCCGGTTTGACCGTAGCCGACAATCCGGTCGCCATCATTGAAATCGACGACTTCGATCACCGCTCGCGGCTGTGGGGCATAGTAGCTAATCTTGTAGTCTTCGTCGGCTGTGACCGGCTTCGAGGCGGCTAGGCCCATCAGCGTGTTGCCATAGGTCGGCGTCATGTACACGCCGTCGAGGAATTCTTCCGTAGCGAAGCGGGTCCATTGCGGGGTGAACTCGGTGCCTCCGGAGAAGATGCCGGTAATGCCGGACTTGCGGATGCTGGAGCCGCGCTTCTCCAGTTCGAGCGCCAGCGCTTCGAGCAGCTTCGGCGTGGTGAACATGCAGCGCACGTCGTGGCCGGCGCCGAGGATCGTGATCGCCTGATCGATGCAGTGCTGCTTGTAGGCTTCGAGGTGCTCCATCCAGCCGCGCTTGATCAATTTGATGACCCATCGCGGATCGAGGTCGATGCAGAAGCAGATTCCGCCGCGATGCTGGGCGAGGTGCTCGATCGCCAGCCGCAGCCGCCGAGGGCCGGATGGGCCGAGCATCAGCCAGTTCGATCCTTTGGGAAAATACTCGACCGGCAGGCTCTCGCTGAACAGCGAATAGTCGATGCGGAAATCCTCGATCGCCACGCGGCTCTTGGGGATGCCGGTCGTCCCGCCCGTCTCAAACACAAAGATCGGCTTGTCGGCGAAGGCCTTGGGCACCCAACGGCGGACCGGCCCGCCCCGAAGCCATTCGTCCTCGAACGGCGGGAATTTCTTCAGATCGTCGTAGCCCTTGACCTCTTTGAGCGGATCGAATTTGAGCCGTGAGGCCATGTCGAGCCAAAACGGGCAACCCGTCGAGGGATGGAAATGCCACTGGACGGTCTCGTAGACGTGGCCATCCAATCGATCTCGTGCGGAGCGGACGGCGGCCGTAACTTCTGGGGACAGTGCGACGGACGGCGGAGCGGTGGATCGATCGGCAGTCATGAATTCGACGGCTTCGGGTGGGATGCGAGGCGCTGCGGATGCGCGCGAGCCTCGCTTGCGGGTGGGATCGGCGGCCAAACCGCCTACCTTAGAAAATACCCGACCGGCCAGACAAAAACAACTCGCCTGCGGGTAGAGAACGCCCTCTGTGGCGTTCCGTCTGCATGGCCGACGCGAGCGATTTTTTCCGGACGCCGGCAGCGTCGGCCGCGTTTAGCGGCTTCGGAACAAGTTTTTCAAGGCCATGCTCGCGGCCTCCACGCTGTCTTTGGCATGCGGATGATGCGTAGGCCGCTTGTGGGCCGGCGCCGATTTGCTCGGATCGGCGGATGGCGTCGGCTGCTGCTCATCGTCCGCGGCAGGCCGCACGACGATCGTATCGTTCAGGTCAACGCCCGATCCCGTAACGGCGTCGAGCCGGACCGTGTCGCGCGAGGCAATGCCCGGCACTTCCTTCATCCATTCCATCACGTCGGCGTCGTCCTCGTCCTTAGGACCGGGGCGCTCGGCCGCCTCCTTCAGATCGAGAATCTTGGGACGCGCGACCGGTTGATTCGCCGAGGAAACGGCCGCGTCGCTGGTCTTGATCTCGACCTCGAAGCTCAACTGTCCAATGGTCAGGCGATCTCCCTGTTGAAGTTGGCGGTCGCCGGTGATTCGCTCGTGATTGACGAACGTGCCATTGCGGCTCTGCAGATCGCGAACCACCGCCCCATCGCTCCCCACGAGCACAACGCAATGATTACGACTCACCAGATCGCTATTCGGGCGAAGCTGACACTCATCGCCGCGACCGATGAGAAACTGCGGGCCAGGGATTCGCAGTTTCTGCCCGGCGTGCTTCCCTGAGACAACCTTGAAAGTGATTTGCATGCGCGCTTCCTCTATCGCACCGCTTCCTGACCCCCGTTGGATGTTTACGGCGGCAAAACGACGCGTTCAATATAACAGGTAGAAAACCGTCGCAAAACGTTTTTGAATAAGTCGCGAAGATTGCGATGAGGAAGAAGAATACGTAGCGACGTTGCCAAAGCTTAACCGAAATCTATCAAAGAATCAACGGCGAAAAGTCCAGTCCGCGGATGTGAATTTGCTTTCCGCGAGAATCCTGCTTCGCTCGGCAATGCGATTCCCGCCGGACGGCTGCTCCCACTCCAGATTCAATCGGTCGCGAAGGGCCGCCCGCAAGAGATTGGCTAGCGATTTCGCCGCGATTTGATTTCCGGTAATTTCCGCTACGCCCCACAATTCGGGGGCGCTCGGCGACGTTCCAAGCAGAATACTGCCATGCTGCAGGATCGCCCCGCGATGACGGCGCTGCGCACTTCCGGCGATCTTGTGTTGGCCGATCAATAGATCGCCGACCGCCCGGCGCTCGAAGCAAAGGAACGGCAGCGGCGCGGCGCGGGGCGCCACATTTCGCAGTAAATGCGATTGGATTCCCAGCGCATCGAGGGCGGCGGCGAGCGCCTCGTGAGTTGCCAAATAGAGCCGCTCCGCATGGCCGGCCAGGCGATGCTCCGTCGGGATTGCGAGGCTGTATGTCAGTTCGCGATCGTGCAGAATCGCGCCGCCGCCGCTGGCTCGCCGCACGAGCGGGCAGGCGA is a genomic window containing:
- a CDS encoding coproporphyrinogen-III oxidase family protein; its protein translation is MTTETTKTEVGSYFIANYPPFSQWTADALPEVRRALESPPVDVPLGLYLHIPFCRKRCKFCYFRVYTDKNAHEVEQYVAALSREIELVSRLPVMGGRPFRFVYFGGGTPSFLSAKQLTSLVDRLRANINWDHAEEVTFECEPGTLSEPKVHKLKELGITRISLGIENFSDAVLEENGRAHLSGEVYKSWQWIQDAAFPETNIDLISGMVGETWENWRENIRRTIDLSPDSVTIYQMELPFNTVYSQDILGNRIETPVADWPTKRAWVDHAFDELLAAGYSVSSAYTLVKDKNKVNFSYRDNLWRGSDLLATGVASFGHVSGVHYQNLPDWPQYVGPLERGELPLGRGMRPTPHQLLIREMILQLKTGRLDAAYFRDKFGAEIVDEWLDVWKQHQDDGYVELDGDEIRLTRAGLLHADGLLPAFFEPEFRDVRYT
- a CDS encoding PQQ-binding-like beta-propeller repeat protein, which produces MPRRCLALVNRASLLASQQWHTLFLALIAASIAFGVCRLGCTADAIAAVDLAGRDWPLVRGDAWASGVARSTLPDNLDAVWKFEVPKGGFAATPIVVEGMVYIGDLDGAFRAIDLASGKEHWKFTSQDGFNASAAVRNGLIYVGDTGGTFYCLDAATGKPKWSFKTEAEIDSSANFFKDTVLFDSQDATFYSLNAKSGKEAWRFKLEEQLRCSPTVVEDRAFLAGCDGKFHVVELNKGTEVGAVDIDSPTGSTPAVRGDAVYFGTQGGVFFAIDWKKATVLWKWTDANDAEIVSSAAVLPEEVIFASHRQVRALNPQSGKLLWKFATHGRADCSPVVVGDRVFFGGTDGRITALDRASGKKVWEYEAGGSFTGSPAVASNRILIASDDGIVYCLGAKTP
- a CDS encoding iron-containing alcohol dehydrogenase, which translates into the protein MIPFDFHPRTRIVFGPGKVDALGELAGELGARRVLVVSDPGIIAAGHTEHGLAALRRAGIETHLFDGVTENPTTDDVESGLALARRYEPELLVGLGGGSSMDCAKGINFLFTNGGRMQDYLGVGKATRPMLPMIAVPTTAGTGSETQSFALISDAQSHVKMACGDKKAAFRIALLDPSLTVTQPRRVTALTGIDAIAHALETYVTRSRNPASLAFSREAWLLLGENFARVLDDPNDLPARSGMQLGACFAGLAIENSMLGAAHALANPLTTNYQIVHGQAVGLMLPHVIRFNGAEVNGWYHDLLECTAAGNGFPAAETGADGLAGFVAELAHHAELPSRLSECGVDPNRLPQLAAEAAKQWTGSFNPRKVDEAELLALYRAAY
- a CDS encoding aldehyde dehydrogenase family protein, encoding MLNIPVLRWGKPYDSLEKDEVVHFITGEPIARVSQANGGLLQRDMRHAATARKRLREIPTDDLIARVKKAGELYLNATLPIGDGTQSPDEFVRAQSASTGLPEHMCRANMQKNLFVLSHMDQMLDALTRGLPLEILSRGYGVENRGVIVSFQAQTNAVGLVLPSNSPGVHTLWLPVIPMQIGLVLKPGPQEPWTPYRMAAAFVSAGIPAEAISVYPGGGDVGAAVLASCDRSMIFGGTATVDRYKGNPRVQAHGPGFSKILLGDDVVDRWPEYLDLMVESIYVNSGRGCINCSGVWASRHTREIATALAERLGPIEPKPPEDPQAGLAAFTVPAAATGIWNAIEADLRESGVEHSTGPYGPRLEEHERYGYVRPVVAHCDSPAAAIAKKEYMFPFATVVKCPQEQMIDAVGPTLVCTAITNDEPFQQALTDATHIDRLNLGPIPTTKLNWLQPHEGNIVDFLFRARALQRDEGRGMRGEGK
- a CDS encoding FHA domain-containing protein translates to MQITFKVVSGKHAGQKLRIPGPQFLIGRGDECQLRPNSDLVSRNHCVVLVGSDGAVVRDLQSRNGTFVNHERITGDRQLQQGDRLTIGQLSFEVEIKTSDAAVSSANQPVARPKILDLKEAAERPGPKDEDDADVMEWMKEVPGIASRDTVRLDAVTGSGVDLNDTIVVRPAADDEQQPTPSADPSKSAPAHKRPTHHPHAKDSVEAASMALKNLFRSR
- a CDS encoding biotin/lipoate A/B protein ligase family protein, translated to MAVDEALLESAAAERVATLRFYEWSAPTLSLGYFQPAADRREHLASLACPLVRRASGGGAILHDRELTYSLAIPTEHRLAGHAERLYLATHEALAAALDALGIQSHLLRNVAPRAAPLPFLCFERRAVGDLLIGQHKIAGSAQRRHRGAILQHGSILLGTSPSAPELWGVAEITGNQIAAKSLANLLRAALRDRLNLEWEQPSGGNRIAERSRILAESKFTSADWTFRR